From the Daucus carota subsp. sativus chromosome 8, DH1 v3.0, whole genome shotgun sequence genome, one window contains:
- the LOC135148424 gene encoding probable E3 ubiquitin-protein ligase RHA4A produces MDFAQFPSASRVYVQSEEQSHILAVIYSVPVMFCIILVMFLYLFVQQRASASSPPQPTSTQSSSLSISVRGAFLKENIKDKLPTIVFDEELRARASLCCVCLGEFELKEELIQVPSCKHIFHGDCIGNWLSSCATCPLCRCSVDVVDSITIVLPPPQRSAAARIPAATSIRLASPANLAY; encoded by the exons ATGGACTTTGCTCAGTTTCCAAGCGCTTCTCGGGTTTACGTTCAATCAGAAGAACAAAGCCATATTCTTGCAGTCATATATTCAGTGCCGGTCATGTTTTGTATAATACTGGTCATGTTTTTATACTTGTTTGTTCAGCAGAGAGCTTCTGCCTCCTCACCTCCTCAACCAACTTCTACCCAATCATCGTCTTTAAGCATCTCG GTACGCGGAGCTTTCTTGAAAGAAAATATTAAGGACAAGCTTCCTACAATAGTATTCGATGAAGAATTGAGGGCAAGGGCTTCGTT ATGTTGTGTATGCTTGGGCGAATTTGAGCTGaaagaggaattgatacaagtTCCATCATGCAAACACATTTTCCACGGCGACTGCATTGGCAATTGGCTTAGCTCCTGCGCCACATGCCCTCTCTGCAGATGTTCAGTCGACGTCGTGGACAGCATAACAATAGTCCTCCCCCCACCGCAGAGATCAGCTGCAGCACGCATCCCTGCTGCTACGTCAATCCGACTTGCTTCACCAGCTAATCTTGCATATTGA